CAATTTGTCTGATCCTTCGACGCGTTCCACTTCTTTGACTTCTGCTACACGGATTTCAACCTTGTCAAAGTCTTCAAATTTGATCTCATCTTTTTCAGATTTGAGTTCCACTTCTTCTGGAATCCATTCTTTTTCTTGTGGCTTGCCTGCAGTCATTTGAGATTGGATGTAGGCAATTTCTTCTTCCATGTCGAGACGTGGGAAGATTGGAGTTCCTTTGGCAACCACTGTGACATTTTCAGGGAAACCTGCTAAGGTCAAGTTTTCAAGATCGAAGTCCAAGCCCAAGCCAAGTTGTTCCATGATGGCATTTGAGGTGTTCATCATAAATGGTTGGATCAAGTGAGCCACGACACGAAGGCTAGCAGCTAAGTGAGCCATGACTGCTGCCAATTGTTCCTTGTCGCCATCTTCTTTAGCGAGAACCCAAGGAGCAGTCTCATCGATGTACTTGTTGGTACGAGAGATGATGTTCCATACGGCTTCCAAAGCGCGTGGGTAATCAACCGCGTTCATTTGCTTGTGGTATTCAGCGATGTTTTCTTCAACTACCTTAGCCAAATCAACATCAAATGCAGTGACATTTTCGACATAAGCCGGAACTTGACCACCAAAGTATTTATTGATCATGGCTACCGTCCGATTAAGGAGGTTTCCAAGGTCATTGGCCAATTCATAGTTGATGCGGGCCACATAGTCTTCTGGTGTGAAGGTACCGTCTGAACCAACTGGCAAACTGCGCATGAGGTAGTAACGAAGTGGATCCAAGCCGAAGCGTTCCACCAACATTTCTGGGTAGATGACATTCCCTTTAGACTTAGACATCTTGCCGTCTTTCATGACAAACCAACCATGGGCAATCAAACGTTCTGGCAATTTAACATCCAACATCATGAGAAGGATTGGCCAGTAAATCGAGTGGAAACGAAGGATGTCTTTTCCGACCATGTGGAAGACGGTTCCGTTCCAGAACTTGTCAAAGTTTTCATGATCTTCTTGACCATAACCAAGAGCTGTCACATAGTTGAGAAGGGCATCAATCCATACATAGACCACGTGTTTTGGATTGGATGGAACTGGCACACCCCAGGTAAAGGTGGTCCGAGATACCGCCAAGTCTTCCAAACCTGGCTCGATGAAGTTTTTCAACATTTCATTAAGACGGCCATCTGGTGTGATGAAATCAGGTTGGGATTTGAAAAATTCCACCAAGCGGTCTTGGTATTTGCTGAGACGAAGGAAATAAGATTCTTCAGAAACCCATTCTACTTCGTGGCCTGATGGGGCTACCCCACCGATAACCTTGCCATTCTCATCACGGTATACCTCAGCCAATTGGCTTTCTGTAAAGAACTCTTCATCAGAGACTGAATACCAACCAGAGTACTCACCAAGGTAGATGTCGTCTTGCGCTAGCAAACGTTCAAAGACTTGGGCCACCACTTTTTCATGGTAGTCGTCTGTCGTACGGATGAATTTATCATATGAGATATCAAGTAATTGCCAGAGTTCTTTCACTCCAACGGCCATCCCATCTACATAAGCTTGCGGCGTAATCCCAGCTTCTTCTGCTTTTTGTTGGATCTTTTGACCATGCTCATCGAGACCAGTCAGGTAGAAGACATCGTAGTTCATCATGCGTTTGTAACGCGCCAAGACGTCACAGGCGATCGTTGTATAAGCTGAACCAATATGCAATTTACCAGATGGGTAATAGATAGGGGTTGTGATGTAGAATGATTTTGTCATTTTCTTTTCCTTTCAGGGCTAATGGAACCCAATTTAGTAACACTCTATTATAACATTTTTAGGAGACCCTGAAAACCCAAAACCAGCTAGGATCTAAGGAAGACAAGCAAAAAAGCTGACCGAAGTCAGCTTTCTATGATTGATAACAAATCCCGTTATAATTGCCTCGCTTTTGCGTTTTCAGGCTCGGGATAAAAATATCCACTGGATAAGCCTCGCTTTGGCATTTCTAGGCTCGGGATAAAAATATCCACTGGATATTTTTATTTTCCAAGATAGTATTCTTTTACAACGTTCAATTTTTCGTCAAATTCGAATACCAATGGTGGGAAGTTAGGGATTTCCACATCCATGATTTCGTCGTCTGACAATTGTTTGATGTGTTTTACAAGGGCACGGATTGAGTTACCGTGTGCTCCTACGAATACGTTTTTACCGTCTT
The DNA window shown above is from Streptococcus sp. S1 and carries:
- the metG gene encoding methionine--tRNA ligase, yielding MTKSFYITTPIYYPSGKLHIGSAYTTIACDVLARYKRMMNYDVFYLTGLDEHGQKIQQKAEEAGITPQAYVDGMAVGVKELWQLLDISYDKFIRTTDDYHEKVVAQVFERLLAQDDIYLGEYSGWYSVSDEEFFTESQLAEVYRDENGKVIGGVAPSGHEVEWVSEESYFLRLSKYQDRLVEFFKSQPDFITPDGRLNEMLKNFIEPGLEDLAVSRTTFTWGVPVPSNPKHVVYVWIDALLNYVTALGYGQEDHENFDKFWNGTVFHMVGKDILRFHSIYWPILLMMLDVKLPERLIAHGWFVMKDGKMSKSKGNVIYPEMLVERFGLDPLRYYLMRSLPVGSDGTFTPEDYVARINYELANDLGNLLNRTVAMINKYFGGQVPAYVENVTAFDVDLAKVVEENIAEYHKQMNAVDYPRALEAVWNIISRTNKYIDETAPWVLAKEDGDKEQLAAVMAHLAASLRVVAHLIQPFMMNTSNAIMEQLGLGLDFDLENLTLAGFPENVTVVAKGTPIFPRLDMEEEIAYIQSQMTAGKPQEKEWIPEEVELKSEKDEIKFEDFDKVEIRVAEVKEVERVEGSDKLLRFRLDAGDGEDRQIFSGIAKFYPNEQELVGKKLQIVANLKPRKMMKKYVSQGMILSAEHGNQLTVLTVDPSVPNGSIIG